The proteins below come from a single Rosa rugosa chromosome 2, drRosRugo1.1, whole genome shotgun sequence genomic window:
- the LOC133733890 gene encoding transmembrane 9 superfamily member 5-like: protein MGPEAFEMSLVLVLLTILLTFSATSSATDHIYNVGDNVPLFVNKIGPLNNPSETYQYYDLPFCLPDPVIQKKESIGEVLCGDRLTNSLYQLNFRQNKNEERLCQKKLRVSEVRKFKDAILSDFYFQMYYDDLPLWGFVGKVEAESMSLSEKGTKYYLFTHLLFDALYNGNQVIEIRAFSDPEHVVDITEDVDIDIEFTYSVSWNATSTQFQNRMEKYSKASLLPVRQKIHWFSFINSVVIIVLLMGLLTLLIMRRLKNDLRKCLSGDEEEDKEVGWKYLHGDVFRHPSNIPLFCAVLGLGTQLLTMVCILFLLACFGVLYPYNRGALLTSLVFIYTLTSMVAGYSAAAFHNQFSVTGWERSVLLTGILYLGPFFVMVSFLNTVAISYGATAALPFGTILVILIIYAFLAIPLLGLGGLIGYCIRSEFQAPCATKQIPREIPSLAWYRRTPCQMFIGGLLPFSAIALQLHHLYASMWGYKIYTLPGILFVTFIILIVLTAILTIGLTYIQLSVEDHEWWWRSVLCGGSTAIFMFAYSIYFYVRSNMTGFLQLSFFIGYNASICYAFFLMLGTISFRVSSVFVRHIYGAVKSE from the exons ATGGGCCCTGAAGCTTTTGAAATGAGTCTTGTATTGGTGCTCTTGACGATCCTCCTTACATTCTCAGCAACATCTTCAGCCACCGATCATATCTACAATGTAGGAGACAATGTCCCCTTGTTCGTCAACAAAATCGGTCCTTTGAACAACCCCAG CGAGACCTATCAGTACTATGATTTGCCTTTCTGCCTTCCAG ATCCAGTAATTCAAAAGAAAGAATCCATTGGGGAAGTTTTGTGTGGTGATCGTTTGACCAACAGCTTATATCAGTTGAATTTCCGGCAGAACAAAAATGAGGAGAGACTGTGCCAGAAGAAGCTTAGAGTTTCTGAAGTTCGGAAGTTCAAGGATGCTATCCTTAGTGATTTTTACTTTCAGATGTATTATGATGATCTTCCACTGTGGGGATTTGTCGGGAAGGTTGAAGCTGAGAGTATGAGTCTCAGTGAGAAGGGAACCAAGTATTATCTATTCACGCACTTGCTGTTCGATGCTCTTTACAATGGAAACCAAGTAATAGAAATACGTGCTTTTAGTGATCCAGAGCATGTTGTTGATATAACAGAAGATGTTGATATTGACATTGAGTTCACTTATTCAGTTAGCTGGAATGCAACATCAACTCAATTTCAGAACAGGATGGAGAAATACTCAAAGGCTTCACTATTGCCAGTCCGCCAGAAAATTCATTGGTTCTCATTCATCAACTCGGTTGTTATCATTGTGCTTTTGATGGGATTGCTTACCTTGCTTATTATGCGACGCCTCAAGAATGACCTGAGAAA ATGCTTAAgtggtgatgaagaagaagacaaagaaGTTGGTTGGAAATACCTTCATGGTGATGTTTTCAGACACCCTTCAAACATACCACTGTTCTGTGCCGTCTTGGGCTTGGGTACCCAGCTGCTTACCAT GGTGTGCATCTTATTTCTGTTAGCATGTTTTGGAGTCCTCTATCCCTATAATCGTGGAGCACTACTCACTTCTCTTGTCTTCATCTATACTCTTACTTCTATGGTTGCCGGCTACAGTGCTGCTGCTTTTCACAATCAATTTTCTGTGACCGGATGG GAAAGGAGTGTTCTTCTAACAGGGATTCTCTACTTGGGCCCATTCTTTGTGATGGTGTCTTTCCTTAATACAGTAGCTATATCCTATGGGGCCACGGCTGCACTTCCTTTTGGAACCATCCTAGTGATTCTTATCATATATGCATTTCTTGCCATCCCATTGCTTGGTTTGGGTGGGCTGATTGGATACTGTATAAGGTCTGAATTTCAAGCGCCTTGTGCTACAAAGCAAATTCCAAGAGAGATTCCGTCATTAGCTTGGTATAGAAGAACTCCTTGTCAAATGTTTATTGGAGGTCTCTTGCCTTTTAGTGCAATTGCCCTTCAGTTACACCACCTGTATGCAAGCATGTGGGGCTACAAAATCTACACTCTTCCTGGAATTCTGTTTGTTACATTTATCATCCTCATCGTACTGACTGCAATCTTGACTATTGGTTTGACCTACATTCAACTTTCAGTTGAAGACCATGAGTGGTGGTGGAG GTCCGTGTTGTGTGGGGGATCTACGGCTATTTTCATGTTTGCCTATAGCATTTATTTCTACGTCAGATCAAACATGACCGGTTTCTTGCAACTATCCTTCTTTATTGGCTATAATGCTAGCATATGCTATGCATTCTTCTTGATGCTTGGTACAATTAGTTTCCGGGTTTCCTCGGTATTTGTTCGCCATATTTATGGTGCTGTTAAAAGTGAATGA